The nucleotide sequence GCCATAGGTCCGGATTTGTAGTATTTCCACTCCGAGGTGAGCGTAAGGTGCACCCCGATATCCGCCTCCGGGTGAGCTTTGGCGTAGTCCACCACTTCCAGCACCCAGGGCGTGGGCATCATCACGCTCGCCGAGGTCACCACGCCTTTTTCCATCGCTGCAAACGTCGCCGCATTGTGCGCATGCGACATGCCGATGTCGTCGCCGTGGATGATGAGTAACTTGGCCTCCGCCGGATACCCCAACCGTTCCTGAATGGTCTGTTCGTGTGCGCTGGAAAGCATGGCCGAGCCTACCATGGCTCCGGCGCAAAGAAAATGACGGAGGTGGGGTAACATGCGTCGAGTCTGCACCACCTAGTCCGACGAAGAAAACAACGAAGACGCCCGGCGGCTTGCACCGTTCACCCGCCAATCTCAGCGTCGAGAGGTGTCCACCACTCCCGCCACCTTGTTTGAAGACGATGACTTGATTATCCTCAACAAACCCAGCGGCCTGCTCACCGAGGGCGGCGGCGATCGCGAACGCGATCTGGAACAACTCGCCCGCAATGCCACCGGCAAGGCCGTGCACTGTTGCCATCGGCTCGACCGGCTCACCAGCGGCGCTGTGCTCCTGCGCAAAACCGCCCGCTACAATCGCGAACTGGCCGCGCTCTTTGAACAACATCGTCTGCGCAAACTTTACTGGGCTATCGTCGACGGCGCTTGGCCGCGCGGTATCAACAAAGTGGAAACCCACATCGCGCCGGTCGGCGGTGGCCGCTTCGCCAACGTCACCTCAGGCGGCAAACTCGCCGTGACCACCGTGCGCGTGCTCGGACGCTACGACCAACCGACGGCCCTCACGTGGCTCGGCTTGCTCTTAAAAACCGGACGCACCCATCAGGCTCGCCTGCATTGCGCGCACCTCGGTTGTCCCGTGACCGGTGATCCCCTTTACGGCCCGGCCACCGCCGACGGCACGTTCGGCCTGCACGCCCGTGAGTTGCGTTTCAAACATCCCGCCACCGGTGCCGAAGTCGTGGCCACGGCACCCGTGCCCGCCGCCTGGGCGGCCTGGAGCGATGACTTCGTCGAGC is from Synoicihabitans lomoniglobus and encodes:
- a CDS encoding RluA family pseudouridine synthase, whose translation is MSTTPATLFEDDDLIILNKPSGLLTEGGGDRERDLEQLARNATGKAVHCCHRLDRLTSGAVLLRKTARYNRELAALFEQHRLRKLYWAIVDGAWPRGINKVETHIAPVGGGRFANVTSGGKLAVTTVRVLGRYDQPTALTWLGLLLKTGRTHQARLHCAHLGCPVTGDPLYGPATADGTFGLHARELRFKHPATGAEVVATAPVPAAWAAWSDDFVEPGPTAEITLPR